One genomic segment of Peromyscus leucopus breed LL Stock chromosome 23, UCI_PerLeu_2.1, whole genome shotgun sequence includes these proteins:
- the LOC114684968 gene encoding endogenous retrovirus group K member 8 Gag polyprotein-like, with amino-acid sequence MMGTMIQHMLAKSGFRTSVSDVGQFIEFLRKASPWFVEEGSLTLEEWKRVGKEMRKYVQTHGEKTLPPQAFQLWFHLRDLLSETTPFQGLCRETASDQGESPIYAEVGQEEGEEGEYMPLTASAPPLQYSTIEDNNGDWGLDDQQAEQEWEDDHRDHSDNPQSFEVLSAAASQRPVPKPRKHPPLPPVGFQGAMAEARRTGDASFGVFPVTEPWDDEGPVWEPLSLKVLKELQSAVKSVGASAPYTLQVVDVVASSWLTPYDWMQTAKATLSPGDYILWRTEYEDRSKETVVQSLRKRGPKPTMSMLMGTEDYTTPQSQTKIPRDILQLITTNAVQSWRKIPPQGTKGGALASIRQGTEESYPEYIARLEEAISRMLLPLRERTFF; translated from the coding sequence ATGATGGGTACTATGATACAACACATGTTAGCCAAATCAGGGTTCCGGACATCAGTTTCAGATGTGGGACAGTTTATTGAATTTTTAAGAAAGGCTAGCCCTTGGTTCGTTGAGGAAGGCTCCTTGACTttggaggaatggaagagagTGGGGAAAGAAATGCGTAAATATGTACAGACTCATGGTGAAAAGACTCTGCCCCCTCAAGCATTTCAATTGTGGTTTCATTTGAGGGATCTCTTGTCAGAGACAACCCCGTTTCAGGGACTCTGCAGAGAAACCGCTTCTGATCAGGGGGAATCCCCTATTTATGCAGAAGTaggccaggaggaaggagaagagggagagtaTATGCCGCTCactgcctctgctcctcctctgcaGTATAGCACTATAGAGGACAATAATGGTGATTGGGGTCTTGATGATCAACAAGCAGAGCAGGAATGGGAAGATGATCATCGGGATCATTCTGATAATCCCCAATCTTTTGAGGTGCTTAGCGCTGCGGCCAGTCAGCGGCCCGTGCCAAAACCCAGGAAGCATCCTCCTCTGCCACCTGTTGGCTTCCAAGGGGCCATGGCAGAGGCACGAAGGACGGGGGACGCCTCTTTTGGGGTCTTTCCTGTTACAGAACCATGGGATGATGAGGGTCCTGTATGGGAGCCCCTCTCATTAAAGGTGTTAAAAGAATTGCAGTCTGCAGTAAAGAGTGTTGGGGCTTCTGCTCCCTACACACTGCAAGTAGTGGATGTGGTTGCCAGCTCTTGGTTAACACCCTATGACTGGATGCAAACCGCAAAAGCCACTCTCAGCCCTGGGGATTATATCCTCTGGAGGACTGAGTATGAAGACAGAAgtaaagaaactgtggtacaaTCCCTCAGAAAACGTGGCCCTAAGCCCACTATGTCAATGCTTATGGGGACAGAGGATTACACCACCCCACAATCTCAGACCAAGATACCTAGAGATATCTTGCAGTTGATAACAACCAACGCCGTACAATCATGGCGTAAGATTCCTCCTCAGGGAACCAAAGGAGGAGCATTGGCTAGCATTAGGCAAGGTACTGAAGAGTCTTATCCAGAGTATATAGCTAGACTTGAGGAAGCTATTTCTAGAATGCTCCTCCCTCTGAGGGAACGGACATTCTTTTGA